From the genome of Lotus japonicus ecotype B-129 chromosome 6, LjGifu_v1.2, one region includes:
- the LOC130725270 gene encoding uncharacterized protein LOC130725270, whose protein sequence is MDNNKEGGSINRPPILDGTNYDYWKARMVAFLKSIDNKTWKAIVKGWKHPVKADKEGTSTTELKPEEEWNKEKDEEALGNSKALNAIFNGVDKNMFRLINTCTVAKDAWEILKVLMKEEETISDFHMRVRDLANASFALGEQMSEEKLARKILRSLPKKYDMKKNKSIAFVSNVEDDDQSEKDADEDIAEAIALLGKKFSKGKEEDKTGRGKGIQCHECEGFGHIKAECPTYMKKQSKGMVATWSDDDSEEEGCYSTNGKKHAVMAGLEADKKRLKDMNKNLQEEISVLKSRHEEMIKSVRMLKKGSDVLDQILETGKMAKDMKGIGYGLEPTSEGGSKSENNFVPSEKRTEFKVTNQMFQQGVKHVYPQIPYVYPQVRSKRNYSWRCHHCGRFGHIRPYCYKLFGFPRPSNRYYVNYQPDQRRQEWKPKGGIHALIAHTSLRVSSEEDWYFDSGCSRHMTGVKNLLDKVKPRTTSYVTFGDGAKGKIKGSGKLVSSGSPGLDDVLLVEGLTANLISISQLCDQDFDVSFNKTACRVIDSNGEVVMRGTRSKDNCYMWTSQDKAMSSKCLSTVKEEVILWHQKLGHLNPKGMKMIISTEAIMGLPKLKIKEDRICGECQVGKQTKASHKKLQQVPTSRTLELLHMDLMGPMQVESLGGKRYAFVCVDDFSRYTWVNFIAEKSDTFSVFKELCQQIKREKGYGIVRIRSDHGKEFENGKFSEYCSDEDRELRRKLDPKSDEGIFLGYSTNSRAYRVYNNRSRTMMESINVVIDDSLGELKNIEEDEDDTPFQSDDGNPHVSDIRSNNEADNNTENLNTGNKIPSIRVQKNHPKENIIGDLHEGVTTRSR, encoded by the exons ATGGACAACAACAAGGAAGGAGGGTCTATCAACAGGCCACCCATTTTGGATGGAACCAACTATGACTATTGGAAGGCTCGTATGGTTGCTTTTCTCAAATCCATTGACAACAAAACTTGGAAGGCTATTGTCAAAGGGTGGAAACATCCAGTTAAGGCTGACAAGGAGGGAACCTCAACAACTGAACTGAAACCTGAGGAGGAGTGGAACAAGGAAAAAGATGAGGAAGCTCTAGGCAACTCCAAGGCACTGAATGccatctttaatggagttgacaaaaatatgttcCGGCTTATCAACACCTGCACAGTAGCAAAAGATGCTTGGGAAATCCTCAAGGTGCTCATGAAG GAAGAGGAGACAATCTCTGACTTTCATATGCGAGTACGTGACTTGGCAAATGCATCATTCGCTCTTGGTGAACAAATGTCTGAAGAGAAGCTTGcgaggaagatcttgagatcgtTGCCTAAGAAATATGACATGAAG AAAAACAAGAGTATAGCGTTTGTGTcaaatgttgaagatgatgaccaAAGCGAGAAAGATGCTGATGAGGATATTGCTGAAGCTATAGCTTTACTTGGGAAGAAATTTAGCAAA GGCAAGGAAGAAGACAAGACTGGCAGAGGCAAGGGGATTCAGTGCCATGAGTGTGAAGGCTTTGGTCACATCAAGGCAGAATGTCCAACCTATATGAAGAAGCAAAGCAAGGGTATGGTAGCAACATGgtctgatgatgattctgaagaagaag GATGCTATTCAACAAATGGGAAGAAGCATGCAGTCATGGCTGGTCTGGAAGCTGACAAGAAGAGACTGAAAGATATGAACAAGAATCTCCAAGAGGAGATCTCTGTATTGAAATCAAGACATGAAGAAATGATCAAGTCTGTACGAATGTTAAAAAAGGGCAGTGATGTGCTAGATCAAATTTTGGAGACTGGAAAAATGGCTAAAGATATGAAGGGAATTGGATATGGCCTAGAACCCACATCAGAAGGAGGTAGCAAATCAGAGAATAATTTTGTTCCCTCAGAGAAAAGAACAGAATTCAAGGTGACAAATCAGATGTTCCAACAAGGTGTCAAACATGTGTACCCTCAGATACCTTATGTGTATCCTCAAGTGAGGAGTAAGAGAAACTATAGCtggagatgtcatcactgtggTAGGTTTGGGcatataaggccctactgttacaaATTGTTTGGGTTTCCCAGACCAAGTAATAGATACTATGTGAACTATCAGCCTGACCAACGGAGACAAGAGTGGAAACCAAAAGGAGGTATACATGCTCTTATTGCTCACACTTCTCTTAGGGTATCCTCAgaagaagattggtattttgatagtggatgTTCTAGACATATGACTGGGGTAAAGAATCTTCTTGATAAAGTTAAACCTCGTACTACCAGCTATGTAACTTTTGGGGATGGTGCTAAAGGGAAAATCAAAGGATCAGGAAAGTTGGTCAGCTCTGGGTCACCTGGACTAGATGATGTTCTGCTAGTGGAAGGGCTAACTGCAAACTTGATAAGTATAAGTCAACTATGTGATCAAGATTTTGACGTGTCTTTTAACAAAACTGCTTGCAGGGTTATTGATAGCAATGGTGAAGTGGTTATGAGAGGAACTCGTTCAAAGGACAATTGTTACATGTGGACATCTCAAGACAAAGCAATGTCTTCAAAGTGCTTGTCAACAGTTAAGGAGGAGGTTATTCTATGGCATCAAAAACTGGGCCACTTGAACCCCAAAGGCATGAAGATGATCATTTCAACTGAGGCCATCATGGGTCTGCCCAAGctgaaaataaaagaagataGAATATGTGGTGAGTGTCAGGTTGGCAAACAAACTAAGGCATCTCATAAGAAACTTCAGCAAGTTCCTACATCCAGAACTCTTGAATTATTACACATGGATCTTATGGGCCCAATGCAAGTGGAGAGCCtaggaggaaaaaggtatgcatttgtttgtgttgatgatttcTCTAGATACACTTGGGTTAATTTTATTGCAGAAAAATCAGATACCTTCAGTGTATTTAAAGAGCTGTGTCAGCAAATTAAAAGGGAGAAAGGTTATGGTATTGTAAGAATTCGCAGTGATCATGGGAAAGAATTTGAAAATGGCAAGTTCTCTGAATATTGCTCAGATGAAG ACAGAGAGCTAAGGAGAAAGCTTGATCCTAAAAGTGATGAAGGCATCTTTCTTGGATATTCAACCAACAGCAGAGCCTACAGGGTCTACAACAATAGATCCAGAACTATGATGGAGTCAATAAATGTAGTGATAGATGATAGCCTAGGAGAGTTGAAAAATAttgaagaggatgaagatgatacTCCTTTCCAGTCAGATGATGGTAATCCACATGTGTCCGACATCAGGTCCAACAATGAGGCTGACAACAATACTGAGAATCTGAATACAGGGAATAAAATACCCTCCATTAgagttcagaagaatcatcctaaGGAGAACATCATTGGAGACCTGCATGAAGGGGTTACCACTAGATCAAGATAA